In a single window of the Dreissena polymorpha isolate Duluth1 chromosome 3, UMN_Dpol_1.0, whole genome shotgun sequence genome:
- the LOC127870926 gene encoding monocarboxylate transporter 12-like: MGKVARDKSSDLDGCYSWFILLGCWLMYLLVVGGTQAFATVFLETSIANETPTEDINWMWNYPLIIMLALGPFANYLSRRFSFRIVCLAGGLFVSLGSLSYFGLSKLIPLCYVFLAYGILTGIGCGLCFAPCSTIISFYFENRRGFANGFTVTAGSIGPLALPFLFRFVVSEYGLMRTFLIYGGFLLNICVAACFFRQPARLETDSIIEKGHRNVNGHVKNAENATKNAEKSTLLNGGGTLNRRNVQSQKQHKRSCDGFIKLSLFCKPLFTIYALAFLLCMIGYSANVMLIPTHVLKHGHSAEQVFLYVTIIKGSETLGRLFFGSLADLFRVSARKMFMCSMLIAAIFSFAAPYVTHFYFMCAYSAAIGVFPGSFWSLISVLLLDFLSLEDLTPAFGLVSLCLAIGAAVSRFFIGYLEIFTSSEQVTFFTLGGVFVLSALLLLLIPPIKHRIKQTRRRKDMENERRILEVVPLRNSCRQKSLLYLPPTPDKREQPEVEDYEKLTITSKRVSKIYRPFGESDDELDYHDGFEKRNSAPIANLAEV, encoded by the exons ATGGGGAAGGTGGCAAGAGATAAATCGTCAGATCTCGACGGCTGCTACTCTTGGTTTATCCTGCTAG GATGCTGGCTGATGTATCTGCTAGTGGTGGGAGGGACGCAGGCTTTTGCCACTGTGTTTCTGGAGACCTCCATCGCCAATGAGACACCGACTGAGGACATCAACTGGATGTGGAACTACCCGCTGATCATAATGCTCGCCTTAG GGCCGTTTGCAAACTATCTCAGCAGACGATTTTCCTTCCGGATCGTATGCCTGGCTGGCGGTCTGTTCGTCAGTCTGGGATCGTTGTCGTACTTCGGTTTGTCCAAGTTGATACCGCTGTGCTACGTTTTTTTGGCCTACGGAATATTAACAG GTATCGGTTGCGGTCTGTGTTTTGCGCCGTGCTCAACTATCATCAGTTTTTATTTCGAGAACAGGCGAGGTTTCGCCAACGGTTTTACCGTCACCGCGGGGAGTATTGGACCTCTTGCGTTACCGTTTCTTTTTAG GTTTGTGGTTAGCGAGTACGGCCTCATGCGAACCTTTCTCATCTACGGCGGGTTCCTTTTGAACATTTGTGTTGCTGCGTGCTTTTTCAGACAGCCTGCCCGCCTTGAAACCGATTCTATCATAGAAAAGGGGCATAGAAATGTAAATGGTCACGTAAAAAACGCCGAAAATGCGACAAAAAACGCCGAAAAATCGACGCTTCTCAACGGTGGCGGGACATTAAATAGACGGAATGTGCAATCTCAGAAACAGCATAAAAGAAGTTGTGATGGTTTTATAAAATTATCTCTCTTCTGCAAACCATTGTTTACAATATACGCTTTGGCATTTTTACTGTGCATGATAGGCTACTCAGCAAACGTCATGTTGATTCCTACTCACGTACTGAAGCATGGCCACAGCGCCGAGCAAGTTTTTCTTTATGTGACTATAATCAAAGGATCGGAGACATTAGGGAGATTGTTCTTCGGATCCTTGGCTGATTTGTTCCGCGTATCAGCCCGCAAAATGTTCATGTGCAGCATGCTTATTGCCGCCATATTTAGTTTCGCTGCGCCGTATGTTACACACTTTTACTTCATGTGTGCGTATTCTGCGGCGATCGGAGTGTTTCCCGGGTCCTTCTGGAGCCTGATCTCAGTTTTATTGCTGGACTTTCTCAGTTTGGAGGATCTGACGCCAGCGTTTGGTCTCGTGTCTCTGTGTCTGGCGATAGGCGCTGCAGTTAGCCGGTTCTTCATTG GTTATTTGGAGATTTTCACGTCGAGCGAGCAGGTGACGTTCTTCACGCTGGGCGGAGTGTTCGTGCTATCCGCGCTCTTGTTATTGCTGATCCCTCCGATCAAACATCGAATCAAACAAACACGCCGACGGAAGGACATGGAAAACGAGCGGCGGATTCTAGAGGTAGTTCCGCTTCGAAATTCTTGCAGACAAAAATCGTTGCTGTATCTTCCGCCGACTCCTGACAAACGAGAGCAACCGGAAGTAGAAGATTATGAAAAGTTGACAATAACGTCGAAGAGAGTCAGCAAGATTTATCGCCCCTTTGGTGAAAGCGATGACGAATTGGACTACCATGATGGTTTTGAAAAGCGCAACTCGGCGCCCATTGCGAATCTCGCcgaagtttaa